A stretch of Paenibacillus mucilaginosus 3016 DNA encodes these proteins:
- the nirB gene encoding nitrite reductase large subunit NirB has translation MKRKLVLVGNGMAGVWCVEHMLKLAPQRFEVTIFGSEPHPNYNRILLSSVLAGDSSMKDIVLNDWDWYRDNGITLHAGHTVTKIDKAKRTVTSDKGVTVPYDELILATGSRAFILPVPGADKEGVIAFRDIKDCETMMESAKKYKKAVVIGGGLLGLEAARGLLNLNMEVSVVHIHDYVMERQLDQTASSMLRTELEAQGMKFLLQKHTEQILGRDRVTGVKFKDGSVVEADLVVMAVGIRPNVAIAKDHGIEVNRGIVVNDFLETNVPNIYAVGECAEHRGVAYGLVAPLYEQGDVLAKRLCGLEVSGYEGSVTSTKLKVSGVDVFSAGQYREAPGTRAIKVVDEFDGIYKKVLIRDGKVVGAVMFGDTSDSTRIFKLIRTGEDVSGREKEVVLGEGFGGAGGKSAGSGVAAMADDEIICGCNGVSKGAIVKAINEQGLTSVDAIKACTGASRSCGGCKPLVGEVLQCTLGADGVTAAKEGICGCTTLGRDEVVEAIRSMHLTTSKEVMNVLGWENTEGCSKCRPALNYYLGMVWPVEHEEERESRFVNERNHANIQKDGTYSVIPRIYGGVTSPQELKRIAEVAEKYEVPLVKFTGGQRLDLLGVKKEDLPKVWEDLDMPSGYGYGKALRTVKTCVGNTFCRFGTQDAMGMGIAIERRFERLNTPAKVKIAVSGCPRNCAEATIKDFGIVAIDGGWELHVGGNGGVKVRATDLLCKVKTEEEVMEYAAAYLQFYRETGKWNERTSEWLPRVGLETVRAALDTPEKRQALVARIDEALQVMTDPWKEIIETPSLRATFEELPGSLAVDASAAAEAAAGLESEAAAAVERP, from the coding sequence ATGAAACGGAAACTGGTGCTGGTTGGGAACGGGATGGCAGGCGTGTGGTGTGTGGAACATATGTTGAAGCTGGCTCCGCAGCGTTTTGAAGTGACGATCTTCGGCAGCGAGCCGCATCCGAACTATAACCGGATTCTCTTGTCGTCGGTGCTTGCGGGCGACTCCAGTATGAAGGACATCGTGCTGAACGACTGGGACTGGTACCGCGATAACGGCATCACTCTCCATGCGGGACACACGGTGACCAAGATTGACAAGGCGAAGCGCACGGTCACCTCCGACAAGGGGGTAACGGTTCCTTACGACGAGCTGATTCTGGCGACAGGCTCCCGGGCCTTCATTCTTCCGGTGCCGGGTGCGGATAAGGAAGGCGTCATCGCGTTCCGCGATATCAAAGACTGCGAGACCATGATGGAATCGGCTAAGAAATATAAGAAGGCCGTGGTCATCGGCGGAGGGCTTCTCGGGCTGGAGGCGGCCCGGGGGCTGCTGAATTTGAACATGGAGGTCTCGGTCGTACACATCCATGATTATGTAATGGAGCGCCAGCTCGACCAGACGGCCTCTTCCATGCTTCGCACGGAACTCGAAGCCCAGGGGATGAAATTCCTGCTGCAGAAGCACACGGAGCAGATTCTCGGGAGAGACCGGGTGACCGGCGTCAAATTCAAAGACGGCAGCGTGGTGGAAGCGGACCTGGTTGTGATGGCGGTGGGGATCCGTCCGAACGTGGCTATTGCAAAGGATCACGGCATTGAGGTCAACCGGGGGATTGTGGTGAACGACTTCCTGGAGACGAATGTGCCGAACATCTACGCCGTGGGAGAATGCGCCGAGCACCGGGGCGTGGCTTACGGTCTGGTCGCTCCGCTCTATGAGCAGGGGGATGTGCTGGCGAAGCGGCTGTGCGGCCTGGAAGTCTCAGGCTACGAGGGCTCCGTTACTTCCACGAAGCTCAAGGTGTCGGGTGTGGACGTCTTCTCCGCGGGACAGTACAGAGAAGCGCCCGGGACTCGCGCGATTAAGGTGGTTGATGAGTTCGACGGCATCTACAAAAAGGTGCTGATCCGCGACGGCAAGGTGGTCGGAGCGGTGATGTTCGGGGATACCAGCGACAGCACTCGTATATTCAAGCTGATCCGTACCGGGGAAGATGTCAGCGGCCGCGAGAAAGAAGTGGTGCTCGGCGAAGGGTTCGGCGGCGCCGGAGGGAAGAGTGCGGGCTCGGGCGTGGCAGCGATGGCGGATGATGAGATCATCTGCGGCTGTAACGGAGTGTCCAAAGGGGCCATTGTCAAAGCCATCAACGAGCAGGGGCTCACGTCGGTAGACGCGATCAAAGCCTGCACGGGCGCATCGCGTTCCTGCGGCGGCTGCAAGCCGCTGGTCGGCGAGGTGCTGCAGTGCACGCTCGGTGCCGATGGGGTAACAGCCGCCAAAGAGGGTATCTGCGGCTGCACGACCCTCGGCCGTGATGAAGTTGTGGAAGCGATCCGCTCCATGCATCTGACCACCAGCAAAGAAGTCATGAACGTGCTGGGTTGGGAGAACACGGAAGGGTGCTCGAAGTGCCGCCCTGCGCTCAACTATTATCTTGGAATGGTTTGGCCGGTGGAGCACGAGGAAGAGCGGGAATCGCGTTTTGTGAACGAACGCAACCATGCGAACATCCAGAAGGACGGTACGTATTCCGTCATCCCGCGGATCTATGGCGGCGTGACCTCTCCTCAAGAGCTCAAACGGATAGCTGAGGTGGCGGAGAAGTACGAGGTGCCGCTCGTGAAGTTCACCGGAGGACAGCGGCTTGACCTGCTCGGGGTGAAGAAAGAGGACCTGCCGAAGGTGTGGGAGGATCTCGATATGCCGTCGGGCTATGGTTACGGTAAAGCGCTGCGTACGGTAAAGACCTGCGTTGGAAACACGTTCTGCCGATTCGGCACCCAGGATGCTATGGGAATGGGGATTGCTATCGAGCGCCGCTTCGAGCGCCTGAATACGCCGGCCAAGGTGAAGATCGCCGTATCGGGCTGCCCGCGGAACTGCGCTGAAGCGACAATCAAGGACTTTGGGATCGTGGCGATCGACGGCGGCTGGGAGCTGCATGTCGGCGGCAACGGCGGCGTGAAGGTTCGTGCTACCGATCTGCTCTGCAAGGTGAAGACGGAAGAAGAAGTCATGGAGTATGCGGCCGCTTATCTGCAGTTCTACCGGGAGACCGGCAAATGGAACGAGCGGACAAGTGAGTGGCTGCCGCGGGTCGGGCTCGAAACCGTTCGTGCCGCGCTGGACACGCCGGAGAAGCGTCAGGCCCTGGTGGCCCGGATCGACGAGGCGCTGCAGGTGATGACCGACCCTTGGAAGGAGATTATCGAGACGCCTTCGCTGCGCGCCACCTTCGAAGAACTGCCCGGATCGCTGGCTGTGGACGCATCGGCCGCTGCCGAAGCGGCTGCCGGACTGGAATCAGAAGCTGCAGCTGCAGTAGAGAGACCCTAA
- the nirD gene encoding nitrite reductase small subunit NirD, with product MKRILVGKVSDIPTLRSRTVRVGGTEVAVFKLSSGALYAVENSCPHKNGKLSEGIVCDHHVFCPLHDWKINVKDGLVQAPDEGCVKTFQVETDETDSIYLLVEETGGLTA from the coding sequence ATGAAACGCATTTTGGTTGGGAAGGTATCGGATATCCCTACGCTCCGTTCGCGGACGGTCCGCGTAGGGGGGACGGAGGTGGCGGTCTTCAAGCTCTCCTCAGGAGCCTTGTATGCGGTGGAGAACAGCTGTCCGCACAAGAACGGGAAGCTGTCGGAAGGGATTGTCTGCGACCATCATGTGTTCTGTCCCCTTCATGATTGGAAAATCAATGTGAAGGACGGCCTCGTTCAAGCGCCGGACGAGGGCTGTGTGAAGACGTTCCAGGTGGAAACCGATGAGACGGACAGCATCTACCTTCTCGTAGAAGAAACAGGCGGTCTGACAGCCTGA